The genomic region TAATAAAGCAGTCATattacaaacaaaaacacaattcTTTCCCACTAAAGATCTATTACATACAAAGATATCACAGGCAGCAATGCTCATATCAAATTGTTTTGAGGGAAGCTATACGATGCAAAGCTGCAATAGAGAAAATCCAGCTACTGTGTCTTCATTTTGGTTGGAAGGCCTGCAGGGACAAATGATAAACAGAGAAAGAAATTAGTTAGCTTACTGAAAGGGGAAGGAAGTAGATGATAGCAATTCAGTAATCATGTTATTTGTTTCTGAATTtgattgtataaattttttttatttctcactTTCTGGAATGTGATTCCCAAACATTGATACAAAAAGAAAATTTATACAAACAAattcaaaaacaacaatattatgAATTGTACAAACTAATCTCATAAATTGTAGAAATTTAATGCCATTAATTTTAGTAATCATTACCGCAAAGATTGTTGCATGGCCTGGATCTGCAAGGTGAGCCAACAAATTGTCGATGGGGCCAGTGCCGGTGTATTCGGCTTGGAACCAGGCTCCCATGACGGCCAACATAGCTAGGCGGCCATTCTTGATCTCCTTGGTCCTCAACTCCTTGAGCTTTTCGGGGGAGCCTGTGCCCCAGCCCAGGGGGTCGAACCAGAATCCTCCGGGGTAGCCCACATCGGTGCCAGTGAGCTTGTTGTTGGGGAAAATGGGGTCAGTGTTGACAGAGCCGGGCTTGATTATGTCTGCCCATCGCCGCCCCTCTGCCCATCCCAGCAATATCATTTCCACCACGAAGAGCGTGGTTTTGTCTGTGAAGTAATCCAGCTCGCCCGCCGTGTACCAGAAGGGTGTGTTCAGGATCCCCAGCTTTGTCAACAGTTCTGGGATGAAGATGCCCGCCGCTCCCAGCATTGCCCACCTGCAGTGCACCAGCTCCGATTGCACATTCCATTTCAGCACCTCTGGGTCCGATCCTGCAATTCCAATCAAATATTTGTAGCTCTAATCACAGAGATTATTCAATTTCAAAGGCCCAAACGAGCTCATTGTAATTTTCATTCAGCATTATAATATCCCAAATCAAAATTCTCTCATTCCATGCTTACCTAAGCCCAGGGGATCGAATCCGAAGTCTCCTGGAAGGCTGCAGTTTCAAAAAGATTTCACTTTATAAATAGGATTGATACAGAGGGTACAAAACCTAAAATGGTATAAAATTGATTGAAACAGAGGATGAACAAACCTGCCATCAAGCCAAGGAGGTGGCGTACTGCCTGGAAACCACAGAGGCCTCTCAGTCTGTACTGCTTCACAAACAGTCACGGTTAACTTAGCCCCCCTCCTCCTCCTGCTGTTTCCAAAGCTTGAAGAGGGTCTAATGCCCCTGCTTCCCACCAACGAAGCCTTGGCCTTTACACTCTTCTGGCAGCTGTTACAGATCAACGCCCATCAACTGTAACAAATTCTAACCCATAAAGCTACAACTCTTCAAAATTGAACTTCAATCCAAAGTAATCTAGGGCAAAAACCCAAGACTCAATTTGGAAGCACTCCTAATACATAACCCATTTGAAATCACCTACAGAATATATATTCTCTAAGACTGAAAACTTCAGAGGCTTAAGAGTCAATGGTGGGAGTAATGATCACCTGGATGAAGGAGCAACTGCCACAGCTGCTACATTTGATGATGCACACACAGCAGAAGCACAGGATGCCATGATTGATTAACGCCCTTAAATGTCACTTGCTGTTACAAGAGCAGAAGCATGAAACCTTTCCCGCCTACTCTAATAACTAAAGGAAATACACATGGCCGGATTAAGGAGGCTTATCCACTTGTAAGGAACGGCGAGATTTTGGAAGGATAACATTTGCCTTTTGATTGGTTGCTCTCAAAACATGGAGCCTTCCCCACCACCCATTTTCAACCAGCAACCAAGACCTCTCTCACCCTCACCTCCCACACACACGTCTGTCAAATATCTGATATTTTACCCAAATTTCTTCGGCActatatcaaaatgattattgaaaaggaaaaatattgatttattttatgataGGTATTAATCAATTTAGATTATGTTGATAGTGTAATGAGTGGGTGGATTagattatattagattatatatTGTATATAGTAATAAATGGAAAGACAATTTAGCTTTGTATATGTAATTGAAGAATGCATGTGAATTCATAGTgagtgatatttatatgtatgagAATCAAAACAAGTCTTACAATTGTGTGAGTAGTCTATgatcaaaatattattttctacattgtattttattgatttTGTTGTTTTGGATCTAATTTGCATCTATGAACTTACTTTGTACCTATGAACTTACTTTGATATTCTCTAGTTCTACCTTGTCAAAAAATGTTTGTTAGTCAACAATGTCCTCTATCACACTCTTAGGCTTTTTCTATCAAGCTTAAAATGTTTAAAAGTATCTTAATAGATAACAAGCTTTAGAAATGTACATGTAGTCTAGAATAATTGCTCGGTGATTCATGTGTTAGGATGTGTGATTGATTAAATATGATAAATTCCTTAATATTTGACAATGCTTTTAATATTCAATTTTGTAATTATTCAAATGAACGAAGTGAACATCTTTTTATACATAAACATAACAACAAACTATGAAGATTTCTACAAAATTAGTTTAGGACCATAGTGTAAGATGAAGCCTGATCAACGAaatgtttgattttgattatgtAATTAAAAGGATCAAAATTGCGACTAAGAGGATGTGTCTTCAAAAAATCGACATTCAAGCACAATTTCTAGAGGTTCTTACAATTGCAATGGTGCTAAAAAGGGCACACTTGCAATTTCATGCCTCACGAAGCCTTCTCCAAATTTTGGCTTCCCAATTGGGATAGGACATAGATCATTTTGGGACATTTACAAGGCTATtacttgttgaacacaatgtaccattgagaggggggtgaatcagtggttcccaatattctaaaccttttaaACCAAACTCTTGGTACCATTTAGCAAATCAAACACAAGGAGGATATACCGGTGAGCtaaggaaagtgatcaaatgcaaacacacaaatatactcaacacataacactggatatacgaggaaaacccaatgtgggaaaaacctcagtgagaaatgttgttggagactattgctccaatctagcctcacagaaAACActgatgtagtgtcataaaattgtgacccttgcaatttgcgaccactttagggtcttcacattggcgatttgaatccccaagcctaatcggagacccgagacttgctcatcccCAGAAATTGCACTTTGTATGCCCTCCGCACTGCCTAAACCTGCTTCCTGTTCTGAgacaagggcaggacaggggcatggcgcccctgtcccccctaggacaggggtgtggcgcccttttCCCTACCGTTTTTCGAGGCCCCCTCTGTCCTctctttgcattggactttgcacaAAGTGGGAAAAACTTTCCCTATGTCGACCTGTGacgaaaaatcaatcaattaaccctaattgacaaatatataagtcGCATTTGTACTCTCATTTGCAAGAAGGTGAAATAAGTGAAAAAATTGGATAAGAGATAAGGTGgacataagttcaagcattcaagcattcctttccagcattgagcattctcaagtctcccttcaaggctaggtgttgcattcaagtcgaggattcaaccattgaagaggagatccctttcaacattcaatttaatacaagaaaatctacctacattctgtctacaacctctcttgaggtgaattacatttcaatcttgcatttacatttacttgcaagtactttctttcatcatttggttaattccaaaactagggtttgacctaaaggcaaacccccaatcccaaccccttttcctctattttatgtgtgtaggttacaggtgtgcagttgtgtttgcagatttggattccatttgcaaaggtggaaaaaccctttttgtttcacggatttttcggaggaccgtgtgcactttcagcacggtctcgataacttttcctcaaattcataaggcagcttcatctcaacatattatagccagatccaggtgcacaacttcatctcatgcttctatctcgagttataatcagttcttttctacttttatacttagtcttacaacacataattcagtcattttccattctaaaagaggggttagcttgtcatttctatatCATTATcggttcatttagtattcaatctcttttccaagAGATCGAATCTATTGAattttccccctcttttaaatgtaatgtggataaaatgtttgaagggaaatccacagtgaaactttcatctctcctcggagggaagaaaagatttcctcttgatctctccattattcacctttttcaccattacaactgattacaaagtttagggcaccaacccaaggagcaccaacccctacactgagatcCAACTCAATGATATACAATGGATCGGATTAATACAATAGTtgtagtcttgttacaaatgagttttgtaactcttgcaatcaaaaAACTTCACCAGTTTAACTCTTCTCAACCTGTTCTCCCTTTCGCAGTTCTCTATCGATTTTATGTTCTCTGTTTATACCTTTTCTGCTCTGATTCTATCTTGCATACCCTTCACTAGTACACTCTCTTATCTCCTTCACCTTCTGCAACTTTCTTCCTGAATCTCCCTTGCCGATTCATACAATTGTAGTTCTATTTGGCAGCTTGTTGATTGCTCTAATCCTTACCGGTAAAACCTCTGATAAAACTTTTACTGGTTCAACCTTTCTGTCAAACTGCTCCAACACTCAGATGCTTTTGATCTTCTCTATGATCCCTCTCTGCTCTCTCAGTTACTCTATTTTCACCGGCATCAAGCATCATCTACTTAAGTCTTCAGTCTGTATATTTATACTTGAATGTTCCCGCCAAAACCTACATTCAAATTGGGCATGTTAGGGTTTTTCTCCATCGAGTAAATTTGTATTAAATCTAATCGGATCTCTTCTCCTCGATTGATGATCTGCAGTAGATCAAACATCACAGCCATTTTTGATAACATATGTATGCACTTTCTTTATTTAGTGACCTGCAACTTGTTTTTTGGCCTTGCTCTGTCATTCACCATTAACGCCTCAATTGTTTCCTTCAACCAACAAGCACAAAGATCGGATTGTCCTGCTTGATTTATCTCACCAAAAATCTTTTGCATCTCGACCTGCCTCAAGCCGCACTTCTTCTATCATTGACCCGTGATTCATGGGTTCCTTATTTAAAGTCGACCTGCTCATCACCTATCACGTCAATGGACAATTTGCCTACCACTGCATGCCTACCATATGGAATCTACGTGTCGTCCTCAGACACCATCCAACTCAACCTAGTCTGCTATGCTAGTTTGAGTTCATTCACCAACCAAGACACACGACTAGTGTTTTACCGGTTAATATACCCTACCGGCAGATCATATTGACTTGGAATGCTTTCGGCTTTGTGTCCATACTTCATGTGATCCATTAACCATTCACTCTATCAGTGTGTCTTCTCCATGTTGATACATGCTCACCAGTGGATCTCCTTATTGTTTGCATACTGGTAATCTTCATGACTCTACCATTCCAACAGTCTCACCTTGCTTGCATCTTCATACCGGGAACATACCTACCAATTGACATTTCTTACCGGCTTCCAACACCTACTTGTTAGTTATCATCCcatatcgattgacatcaatgacaacacaatgccaacaatctccccctttggcattgatatcaacacaCTCAATTCCTTCACCTGGCTTATTggaccattctccccctttgataacaatggcaaAGAGTAGGGGCATCTCTCCATCTAATTAATTCTTTGTCAATTATACagtgtattctccccctttgaccaacAGCATATAAGATGGAGAcaccaactgacatcaattgttcataagaatcaaatgtgattgtactatgagtgctaccaattgAGAAAGTAGATTCCCATAACATGAAAttttcttgggtattcctacaacaattcccTTCTTCTGCAGTTTGTTCTTCCGATACACTTGTCTAGTGTTCCTTTCACCCAATGGTCCAATTGATTTTTATtaaagtacaaattgaatagacattgaaagAACTTTCAAATGAGGACCAATGACTACTACCCAAAAGATCAAGCATGTCGATGCTGCAGCATAATCACTTGATCTCCCCCTGTGTCCAGCGTATGGTCCACGAGATAGGAGATTTTgcaatgaactccccctgaaccatagatctccaaacacatttaagtgcatgaagtaGGTGACaccactcctaacttgtgtcttggatactcaaatgtgcttaccagtagaggcttggtgaagatatcagccacttgTTCACCTGTAGGGACATACTCTACCTCGAATTCCTGATCTGTcaccttctccctgagaaaatgatatttgatggcaatattctttgtccttgagtgcataactggattctttgatatgtttaaTTGCATTGGAATTGTCACACTAGATGGAAATGGGGTCAGACATCTCTACCTAAATATCCTTGaaggtctgcttcatccatagcacaTGAGAACAACATGTGGAAGCAACAATATATTCTACCTCAGTGGTAGATAGAGAAACTaagtcttgcttcttgttgtgccaagagaccaaccggttacctaggaagaatgcaccaccacttgttctctttcggtcatcaatgcaacctgcccaatcaacattagtttAGGTATGAAAGATAAAATCCCCTTGcttgggataccatagtccataatcaagtgtcccttgtatatactagaatatcctcttgaCTGCATTTACATGTGATTGTttgggtgcagcttgaaatctagccaccatgcatactgcctgcactatatccagtctagaagcagtaagatataacaaactaccaatcatggatctatacaatgtctaatccactactggtgattcatcatccttgctcaatttgcatccggtcaccatgggggtacttaccggtttgttgtcttccatttggaatttcttcaacatgtcttgggcatacttggtttgagagacaaATATTCCCTTGTCTCATTGTGAAACCTacaaaccaagaaaaaatgacagctctccaagcatggacatctcaaattttgatttcatctGATCAACAAAGTCCTTGCATAGGGTGTCcttattacctccaaaaatgatgtcatcaacatacacaaccacaataatcatgtggttgcCTTCTGCTTTAACATACAAATTGTTGTATGCACTTCCTTTTCTGAACCCTTGCTCCTTTAGATACGTATCTAGtctagagtaccatgctctaggagcctacttcaacccatacaatgctttcttcaaccagcacacaaaggtttcatcatcatgtagcaaaaaaccttctagttgttccatgtatacttcctcttctaaatttccatttcggaaatcagatttgacatccatttgataaactttataacccttgtaagtagagaaagcaagaaacatcctaatagcttctagcctagccactggtgcaaatgtttcttcaaaatcaataccttctacttgagaatatcctttgcacactaaccttgctttgtgcCTCACAATCTTTCCTTctccattcatcttgttccggtaaacccactttgtgccaatgacattcttatcaatcggtctaggaactaatttccaagtcttgttcttctcaatttgttgcagttcctcttccattgcatccatccattcctAGATTTTACTGGCCTCATTGAATGCCTTGAGGTGTTATGTTCCttagtcttgaagctcaccttagtttgctttcctcctacacattcatcacaaaatgtgcttaccagtttgacgattggtggtatatttctcacagacccctttttgcttactacaactagattatcaaaatttatgtggcctaatctcatGTGCCAGAACCagctctcatccacttgtcccatcatgcattaggACTCAAAACATTCCTTCAGATCAAGTACACATTTCCATCAGTTCTTTTATCTTTTGCTACAATTTGACCAGTACTCTCTTTTCTTATCAAGCAATCGGTAGAATCAAAAATGAATTTGTaccctttatcacacatctgacttatGCTTAGaaaattgtgctttagaccttctacataatacacctcatgtgccttcaattttccatctatattcagagtacctttgccttttatcttgattgaggatttatctccaaatcttactgagcctcagttccaatcttcaagcttgataaatttatttttatcatcagtcatgtggttggaacaaccactgtctacaacccacaagtttcttctttttgcatgtagggcagtctgcacaatcagacttgattttgctttgtttttgtctttctcaacccaaactagtttgtcttctttctttttgtttgttgcAACTTATTGTTCTGGTTTAACTATCGGTTTCTAATTAGGATTTGTTTGTTTCTGCTTGATTTTCTTGTGCTTGCAATGCTTTtcaatatgtccaaactcttgacagttatagcatttcatattgacattaaaagatgaatctttaaaaatattgtaggacaccggttgacttctcctacattcaaaactcctatccCCATTACACTAATAACAAATAACATCCATACCTCGGAGTGCAGCAAAAgagtttctactttcaaaactaataGAGGGCTTATTCACCAGTCTACAATCTGCAACTCTATGTCTAAACTTATTACACCAGtagcaataaccatgaaaattgGGTACATACCAGTCTTGTTGCTTTGAACGACAAACCTTTGTCTCACCAGATGTCTTCCTCTCATGATGTTGACTATAGTGAATCCTTCACTATCCACCTTGGGCTTGCTTTTATGATTTGCATACCGGTACGATGTGTGAGCCTTCCAGTTTTGAGCATACTAGTTCACTGGCTTATTTCTTGTAGCCTCGGCATAGGTCTTCTTGCTGGTATCTTTGTTGACTGTAAATATTTGcttctctttactttcacttgaagaatcgaactgtatctccttaccggatgtgtctttgttgttggaactttgtccttcttcaaatcccaaGCCACCGGTATCTTTTGAATGCTTTTGATTGTTCagcatcttgtctaaagcttcaatgttgccctcatacttgctccttatttttagttcatctttactcttttcaagctcctttctgagctttacaatttcttcttccagattttgatgcaccttctccttcttcatcaaatcagaggatgtaaattcacatatcctcttagcttcttccaactggagtttcaagtcagaaatcacttgattggactcatctagggattgcttaAGGAGATCTTGTTCTTTTGTTGCAGCAAGCTTGACTttattgagttctcttcttgtcttaacTCCTcgagagcacttatgagctcaccttctagatccacttcagcttcaatgtcttcatcttcctcatcttccacaaTTGGTTCATCAAGAGATTAACTTACCTTTCATCCTCATggcagtcatcttctgatgcactctcttcatctgtggcatcatcctcaatggtatataggttaTTCTGCTTCCGGAAGCTTCTTCTTCCTTGTTGGTAAACTTTATTTTCTTTGTATTTACTGAAAGATCTACCAGAGCTCCtttgctcatctccaccggtttcactgtagggacattttgtagcaaagtgtcctattttaccacaattgaaacatttgagtgacatctttcctttatacttacgggtaaaagtacaaagttgtgtcacacttttataaaggaaatggccaatgttgattcaactttttaaattaaatcaatagaaagtgaaatatatgttttgaattttgaaatgatgtaaactaataaaatttatattcttatgtctcttttatgtttgtatttttaataaaaatttaaaaaattatttgaatatagttttttataaagtaaacactataatttagttgctaaaaaaatgttgaaattgaagttacataagccaccacactttatttagtaaattttacctttttttcttgattttttttttatatttataaattgaaactttagtgcatggatatagtttttactattttttataaatatatatttttcaataaatttgaaaagttgtgtgtgctgaaatataactctttccaattcccaccacctttttttaaaattatttatccaaattagaaaagaattatatcatcttgacatagattcttttctctattgcatcatatttttttcaaaaattttaataaattttagtgttgatgacctactttcaataaaaattaaatataaaatataaaaactaattaaaatattaaaagatatatattttgaaaaattcacttatagatctataaaagggtatttttacatttcaaaaaaaatatatttataagagtaggagttgttgaaacatcgagttttttttttgtaattagaccaaaagtagtataaaatatacatttagtagacacttccaattggaaaagttgtggcccatatataacttagctataatgaatctatatagaccatatgtttgactaaaattaatttttagttagaattacttaaattcacttgtgctgataagttagtcTGAAACGTggcacagttttgtgcttttacccttactagatcctctcttgagctttctaacaaagtttgctacctctacATCCGAGTCTCCaatggatcctttatgagcaacctcttccttgccctttttggtggaaTTGAAAGccacctctttccttgaagatccttCTCTGGTTGTCCTCTTCTTGTAagcagttaaggagccaaatagctcatccattgtgaaggtttttagatccttggcttcctctatagcagagaccttagtatcatacttagatgagagtgatctaagtacctttttgacaataatttcatcagcaatttcctctctaagtcctttgatggtgttcacaatttcatctactctgtgaaggtagtctgcaatcttttcttcatctttcatcttcaagccttcaagctgacctcttagtgattgcagcttggcctctttgactttggcatctccttcaaataatctctgcaatttatcccaagtctccttggcggatgagcagtgcatgaccttgacaaactcattatctgatagcccactaagaatagcatgtttagcctttgcattgttctcatactccttcttggcatctgggtcagtgggaggaacactagggatagtatacccattctttacaTACATCTAAACATCAAATCCTATAGAGGACATATATGTTTCCTTTCTTCTGCACCAAaatgcatagttggttccatcaaacatgagAGCTTTAGAAGAGGatgaggactcatttcttgccattgtgctctaagaccataatctacccaagctagagaaatcttatatGATCGGGagcctaagctctgataccaattgttgaacacaatgtaccactaagaggggggtgaatcaatggttcccaatattctaaaccttttaaACCAAACTCTTGGTACCGATTAGAAAATCATACACAAGGAGGATATACCGGTAAGCtaaggaaagtgatcaaatgcaaacacacgaagatactcaacacataacaccagatatacgaggaaaaaccaatgtgggaaaaacctcagtgagaaatgatgCTAGaggctactactccaatccagcctcacagaaaacactgattacaaagtttagggcaccaacccaaggagcatcgaTCCCTgattttaggacaccaacccaaggagaaccaaaccccgcaccgagctccaactcagtgatatacAATAGATCATATTAATACAATCGTTGTAGTCTTGTTACAAATAagttttgtaactcttgcaatcaaaaAACTTCACCGGTTTAACTCTTCTCAACATGTTCTCCCTTGCTCAGTTCTCTGTCGgatttttgttctttgtttataCCTTTTCTGCCTTGATTCTGTCTTGCATACCCTTCACCAATACACTCTCTTATCTCCTTCACCTTCTGTAGCTTTCTTCTTGAATCTCTTTTGCTAGTTCAGACAATTGTAGTGCTAATTGGTAGCTTGTCGGTTGCTCTAATCCTTACCAGTAAAACCTCTGATAAACCTTCTACCGGTTCAACCTCTTTGTCAAACAGCTCCAACACTCATATGCTTTTGATCTTCTCTCtgatcactctctcctctctcagTTACTCTATTTTCACTGGTATCAAGCATCATCTACTAAAGTCTTCGatctacatatttatacttgaATGTTCCTGCCAAAACCTACATTCAAACTGGGCACATTAGGTTTTTTCTCCATTGAGTAAATCCGTATCAAATCTAATTGGATCTCCTCTCCTCGATTGATGATCTGTAGTAGATCAAACATCACCGCCATTTCTGATAACATATGTACACACTTTCTATATTTAGCGACCTACAACTTGTTTTTCGGCCTTGCtttgtcattcaccattaatgcctTGGTTGTTTCCTTCGACCAACAAGCACAAAGATCAGATTATCCTGCATGATTTATCTCACCAAAAAGCTTTTGCATCTCGATCCACATCAAGCCGCACTTCTTCtgtcattgacccatgattcacGGGTTCCTTATTTAAAGTTGACCTGCTCATTACCTATCACGTCAATGGATGGTTTGCCTGCCACTGCATGTCTGCCATATGGAATCTACGTGTCATCCTCAAACACCATCCAACTCAACCCAGTCTGCTATGTCGGTTTGAGTTCAATCATCGACCAAGACACACAACCGATGTTTTACCAGTTCATATACCCTACCGGTAGATCATATTGACTTGGAATGCTTTCGGTTTTGTGTCCATACTTCATGTGATCCAACAACCATTCACTCTGTTGGTTTGTCTTCTCC from Cryptomeria japonica chromosome 3, Sugi_1.0, whole genome shotgun sequence harbors:
- the LOC131068276 gene encoding photosystem I chlorophyll a/b-binding protein 2, chloroplastic — translated: MASCASAVCASSNVAAVAVAPSSSCQKSVKAKASLVGSRGIRPSSSFGNSRRRRGAKLTVTVCEAVQTERPLWFPGSTPPPWLDGSLPGDFGFDPLGLGSDPEVLKWNVQSELVHCRWAMLGAAGIFIPELLTKLGILNTPFWYTAGELDYFTDKTTLFVVEMILLGWAEGRRWADIIKPGSVNTDPIFPNNKLTGTDVGYPGGFWFDPLGWGTGSPEKLKELRTKEIKNGRLAMLAVMGAWFQAEYTGTGPIDNLLAHLADPGHATIFAAFQPK